The proteins below are encoded in one region of Pirellulales bacterium:
- a CDS encoding tetratricopeptide repeat protein, translating to ESCAGDAELEQQVGRLLQVHREAGSFLDRPAAALGATGDFSPVPEEEGAALLLRELPGTVIGPYKLLQQIGEGGMGVVWMAEQTKPVLRKVALKVIKPGMDSRQVIARFEAERQALAMMDNVNIARVLDAGTTESGLPYFVMELIHGVPITQYCDDGHLTPRERLELFMPVCQAIQHAHQKGIIHRDIKPSNVMVTLYDGKPVPKVIDFGVAKATEQRLTERTLFTQYGTMVGTLEYMSPEQAEMSALGADTRSDIFSLGVLLYELLTGSTPLTRKRLKDAAYGEILRMIREEEPPKPSTRLTESGEVMASIAAQRHMEPAKLTKLVRGELDWIVMKTLEKDRNRRYETASSLAADVQRYLADEAVEARHPTRTYRLKKFIRRNKVGVLAGSAIAAALITGLILASLGLIQARREANRADYEAGVARAQEEIAKNQENIARTQLKRSNEVAQFLTEMLNAPRPWASVGQDTALLRSILDNAAVRIAAELKEEPEVAAELSGVIGFTYWSIGEFKKSEAIYNQAIELYAGRFGRENPRVADLLDNISLPLRDQRKYDQAETALREAVAIARKNSGDQTPELAWKLRSLGLVLHLANKNPEEAERDEREALAIRRQVLGNQHSDVADSLIRLSNVLPSDRAAEAEADLREAIAILKNTGANKSLLSTAMYYLAVALQHDNRLSEAEKAARESASLVQKSVGKGSPQILTSLCRLIVILDHEHKYDDLDAVFDEYPIPNTGNASKRCDLLLCRAGRLLSHERFSEAERDYRQALAIRISTLGKDNPSTTAALNGLIKTLQAQNKPVDAEKLLLEADASARASNAKPELVRPEDY from the coding sequence CCGAATCTTGCGCTGGGGATGCCGAGCTGGAGCAACAGGTGGGGCGCCTTCTCCAGGTCCACCGCGAAGCCGGCAGCTTCCTGGACCGGCCGGCCGCCGCTCTGGGAGCCACGGGGGACTTCAGCCCCGTGCCTGAGGAAGAAGGGGCTGCTCTCCTCCTTCGTGAACTTCCCGGCACGGTCATCGGCCCGTACAAGCTCTTGCAGCAAATCGGCGAAGGGGGCATGGGCGTCGTCTGGATGGCCGAGCAAACGAAACCGGTGTTGCGCAAGGTCGCGCTCAAGGTCATCAAGCCGGGCATGGACAGCCGCCAAGTGATCGCCCGCTTCGAGGCCGAGCGGCAAGCCCTGGCCATGATGGACAATGTCAACATCGCTCGCGTGCTCGACGCTGGGACCACGGAATCGGGCCTGCCCTATTTCGTCATGGAGCTGATCCACGGAGTGCCGATCACACAGTATTGCGACGACGGCCATCTGACGCCGCGCGAGCGATTGGAGCTGTTCATGCCGGTTTGTCAGGCAATCCAGCACGCGCACCAGAAGGGCATAATCCATCGCGATATCAAGCCGTCCAACGTCATGGTCACGCTCTACGACGGCAAGCCGGTGCCCAAGGTAATCGACTTCGGGGTGGCTAAAGCGACCGAGCAACGGCTAACCGAGCGAACCCTGTTCACGCAATACGGCACCATGGTCGGCACGCTGGAATACATGAGCCCGGAGCAAGCGGAGATGAGCGCCCTTGGTGCCGACACCCGCAGCGACATTTTTTCGCTGGGGGTGCTCTTGTACGAACTGTTGACCGGCAGCACGCCGTTGACCCGCAAGCGGCTCAAAGACGCGGCGTATGGCGAAATTCTCCGCATGATACGAGAGGAGGAACCGCCCAAGCCGAGCACGCGGCTGACCGAATCGGGCGAGGTGATGGCGTCGATCGCGGCGCAGCGTCACATGGAGCCGGCCAAGCTGACGAAGCTGGTCCGCGGCGAGTTGGACTGGATCGTGATGAAAACTTTGGAGAAAGACCGCAATCGCCGCTACGAAACGGCCAGTAGCCTCGCCGCCGACGTGCAGCGTTACCTGGCGGATGAGGCGGTCGAGGCGCGCCATCCAACGCGCACGTATCGGCTGAAAAAATTCATCCGCCGCAACAAAGTGGGAGTCCTAGCGGGCTCGGCCATTGCCGCAGCGCTTATCACCGGACTCATCCTCGCCTCCCTCGGCCTCATTCAGGCTCGCCGAGAAGCGAACCGCGCCGACTATGAGGCAGGGGTCGCCCGCGCGCAGGAGGAAATCGCTAAGAATCAAGAAAACATTGCTCGAACACAGTTGAAGCGGAGTAACGAGGTGGCGCAGTTCCTCACGGAAATGCTTAACGCGCCCCGACCATGGGCTTCGGTCGGTCAGGACACCGCGCTGCTCCGTAGCATTTTGGACAACGCCGCAGTTCGCATCGCAGCGGAACTGAAAGAGGAGCCAGAAGTCGCAGCCGAATTATCTGGAGTCATTGGATTCACATACTGGTCGATCGGTGAATTCAAGAAATCGGAAGCGATCTACAATCAAGCGATCGAACTTTACGCGGGGCGTTTTGGCAGAGAGAACCCGCGAGTTGCCGATTTGCTCGATAATATCTCGCTACCACTGCGCGATCAACGCAAATACGACCAAGCCGAGACGGCGTTACGGGAGGCGGTGGCAATCGCAAGGAAAAACTCGGGCGACCAAACGCCGGAACTGGCATGGAAGCTGAGGAGTCTTGGTCTTGTGCTCCATTTGGCGAACAAGAATCCGGAAGAAGCCGAACGGGATGAGCGCGAGGCGTTGGCGATCCGCAGACAAGTGCTCGGAAATCAACATTCGGACGTCGCGGACTCACTGATTCGATTGTCGAATGTTCTGCCATCAGACCGTGCAGCGGAAGCCGAAGCTGATTTGCGCGAAGCCATTGCAATCTTGAAAAACACTGGGGCTAACAAATCGCTGCTCTCCACGGCGATGTACTACCTCGCAGTTGCACTCCAGCACGACAACCGATTGTCGGAGGCGGAGAAAGCTGCGAGAGAATCGGCGAGCCTTGTGCAAAAATCCGTTGGCAAGGGATCCCCGCAGATCCTGACCAGCTTGTGTCGCCTAATTGTCATTCTTGATCACGAGCATAAATATGACGATCTGGATGCTGTGTTTGATGAATATCCAATCCCTAACACGGGAAATGCTAGCAAGCGATGCGATTTGCTGTTGTGTCGTGCCGGACGTTTGCTAAGCCACGAGAGATTCTCTGAGGCCGAACGCGACTATCGGCAGGCCTTGGCAATCCGCATAAGCACGCTTGGGAAGGACAATCCTTCGACCACGGCCGCATTGAATGGCCTCATCAAAACGTTGCAAGCACAAAACAAACCGGTCGATGCAGAGAAACTTCTGCTCGAGGCCGACGCCAGCGCCCGCGCGAGCAACGCGAAGCCAGAATTAGTTCGTCCAGAAGATTATTGA